A window from Thalassophryne amazonica chromosome 15, fThaAma1.1, whole genome shotgun sequence encodes these proteins:
- the sept3 gene encoding neuronal-specific septin-3 isoform X2, translating to MSDIVPPEVRPKPAVPAKPPNVGGPSPSSPFPPQGLGMGGGPPPSAIPVPIGSHGPAHSSSLNVGHGTGHTGGQAAAHSGGHGHAGTHSGGSTLLGYIGIDTIIEQMRKKTMKTGFDFNIMVVGHSGLGKSTLVNTLFKSQVSRRSAGWSRDEKIPKTVEIKLVSHVIEEGGVKMKLTIVDTPGFGDQINNDSCWEPISKYINEQYEKFLKEEVNITRKKRIPDTRVHCCLYFISPTGHSLRQLDIEFMKRLSHSVNIIPIIAKADTMTIEERQEFKQRVRKELEMSSIEFYPQKEFDEDMEDKSDNDKIREAMPFAVVGSDKEYQVNGKRVLGRKTAWGVVEVENQNHCEFAQLRDFLIRSHLQDLKEVTHNIHYETYRAKRLHENGGLHPISSNNTQESNL from the exons ATGTCAGACATTGTCCCTCCAGAGGTGAGACCCAAGCCAGCTGTTCCTGCCAAGCCTCCAAATGTTGGGGGTCCCTCCCCCTCCAGCCCCTTCCCACCCCAGGGTTTAGGCATGGGAGGAGGTCCCCCTCCAAGTGCCATTCCAGTCCCCATTGGGAGTCATggtccagcacacagcagcagtcTTAATGTGGGGCATGGCACAGGCCACACTGGGGGTCAAGCTGCAGCTCACAGTGGAGGTCACGGACATGCCGGCACTCACAGTGGCGGATCCACCCTACTGGGGTACATTGGTATTGACACCATCATTGAGCAGATGAGGAAGAAGACTATGAAAACTGGCTTTGACTTTAATATCATGGTTGTAG GTCACAGCGGGCTGGGAAAGTCAACTCTGGTGAACACACTGTTCAAATCTCAGGTGAGCAGGAGGAGCGCAGGGTGGAGCCGTGATGAGAAGATCCCCAAAACTGTGGAGATCAAATTAGTGTCTCATG TCATTGAGGAGGGGGGTGTGAAGATGAAGCTCACAATTGTTGACACTCCAGGCTTTGGGGATCAAATCAACAATGACAGCTG CTGGGAACCCATATCCAAGTACATCAATGAGCAGTATGAGAAGTTCCTCAAGGAGGAGGTCAACATCACCAGAAAGAAGCGAATCCCTGACACCAGGGTGCATTGCTGCCTCTATTTCATCTCCCCAACGGGACACTC CCTGCGGCAACTTGACATTGAATTCATGAAGCGCTTGAGTCACTCGGTCAACATTATCCCCATCATCGCTAAAGCGGACACAATGACTATTGAGGAGAGGCAGGAGTTCAAACAGCGG GTAAGGAAGGAGCTGGAGATGAGCAGCATCGAGTTCTACCCCCAGAAAGAGTTTGACGAGGACATGGAGGACAAAAGCGACAATGACAAGATCAGA GAGGCCATGCCCTTCGCTGTCGTGGGCAGTGACAAAGAATATCAAGTGAATGGAAAGCGAGTTCTGGGGAGGAAGACGGCGTGGGGAGTTGTAGAAG TTGAAAACCAAAACCACTGTGAGTTTGCTCAGTTGAGAGATTTTCTGATCAG ATCTCACCTCCAGGACTTGAAGGAGGTCACTCACAACATTCACTATGAAACCTACCGCGCCAAGAGACTGCATGAGAATGGCGGTCTGCACCCCATCTCCTCCAACAACACCCAAGAAAGCAACCTGTAG
- the sept3 gene encoding neuronal-specific septin-3 isoform X1 translates to MSDIVPPEVRPKPAVPAKPPNVGGPSPSSPFPPQGLGMGGGPPPSAIPVPIGSHGPAHSSSLNVGHGTGHTGGQAAAHSGGSTLLGYIGIDTIIEQMRKKTMKTGFDFNIMVVGHSGLGKSTLVNTLFKSQVSRRSAGWSRDEKIPKTVEIKLVSHVIEEGGVKMKLTIVDTPGFGDQINNDSCWEPISKYINEQYEKFLKEEVNITRKKRIPDTRVHCCLYFISPTGHSLRQLDIEFMKRLSHSVNIIPIIAKADTMTIEERQEFKQRVRKELEMSSIEFYPQKEFDEDMEDKSDNDKIREAMPFAVVGSDKEYQVNGKRVLGRKTAWGVVEVENQNHCEFAQLRDFLIRSHLQDLKEVTHNIHYETYRAKRLHENGGLHPISSNNTQESNL, encoded by the exons ATGTCAGACATTGTCCCTCCAGAGGTGAGACCCAAGCCAGCTGTTCCTGCCAAGCCTCCAAATGTTGGGGGTCCCTCCCCCTCCAGCCCCTTCCCACCCCAGGGTTTAGGCATGGGAGGAGGTCCCCCTCCAAGTGCCATTCCAGTCCCCATTGGGAGTCATggtccagcacacagcagcagtcTTAATGTGGGGCATGGCACAGGCCACACTGGGGGTCAAGCTGCAG CTCACAGTGGCGGATCCACCCTACTGGGGTACATTGGTATTGACACCATCATTGAGCAGATGAGGAAGAAGACTATGAAAACTGGCTTTGACTTTAATATCATGGTTGTAG GTCACAGCGGGCTGGGAAAGTCAACTCTGGTGAACACACTGTTCAAATCTCAGGTGAGCAGGAGGAGCGCAGGGTGGAGCCGTGATGAGAAGATCCCCAAAACTGTGGAGATCAAATTAGTGTCTCATG TCATTGAGGAGGGGGGTGTGAAGATGAAGCTCACAATTGTTGACACTCCAGGCTTTGGGGATCAAATCAACAATGACAGCTG CTGGGAACCCATATCCAAGTACATCAATGAGCAGTATGAGAAGTTCCTCAAGGAGGAGGTCAACATCACCAGAAAGAAGCGAATCCCTGACACCAGGGTGCATTGCTGCCTCTATTTCATCTCCCCAACGGGACACTC CCTGCGGCAACTTGACATTGAATTCATGAAGCGCTTGAGTCACTCGGTCAACATTATCCCCATCATCGCTAAAGCGGACACAATGACTATTGAGGAGAGGCAGGAGTTCAAACAGCGG GTAAGGAAGGAGCTGGAGATGAGCAGCATCGAGTTCTACCCCCAGAAAGAGTTTGACGAGGACATGGAGGACAAAAGCGACAATGACAAGATCAGA GAGGCCATGCCCTTCGCTGTCGTGGGCAGTGACAAAGAATATCAAGTGAATGGAAAGCGAGTTCTGGGGAGGAAGACGGCGTGGGGAGTTGTAGAAG TTGAAAACCAAAACCACTGTGAGTTTGCTCAGTTGAGAGATTTTCTGATCAG ATCTCACCTCCAGGACTTGAAGGAGGTCACTCACAACATTCACTATGAAACCTACCGCGCCAAGAGACTGCATGAGAATGGCGGTCTGCACCCCATCTCCTCCAACAACACCCAAGAAAGCAACCTGTAG